Proteins from a genomic interval of Deltaproteobacteria bacterium:
- a CDS encoding PhzF family phenazine biosynthesis protein, which produces MRRIPFVHVDVFTDQPLCGNGLTVFTRAHELSDAEMAALARETRQAETTFVIQPPGSAPTRARVRIFTPAEELPFAGHPTLGTAAVLHTTTTRDEIVLELGVGPIPVRFEPRAGHAFGEMRQNDPVLGEILPAADVARAANLEVADLDPKLPARRSSTGLPFIMVPLRDRSVLKRVRPTPASMEALLARTGAHGLYLVAPGEEAGVHLHARMFDPYAEDPATGSAAGACTGWMLAHGVLAPGARAVIAQGDEIQRPSRIHVRGALDGTRPTDIRVGGSVIEIARGEVTL; this is translated from the coding sequence ATGCGACGCATTCCGTTCGTTCACGTCGACGTCTTCACCGACCAGCCGCTCTGCGGAAACGGGCTCACCGTCTTCACCCGCGCGCACGAGCTCAGCGACGCCGAGATGGCCGCGCTCGCCCGCGAGACGCGCCAGGCCGAGACCACCTTCGTCATCCAGCCGCCGGGCTCGGCTCCCACGCGCGCGCGGGTGCGCATCTTCACGCCCGCCGAGGAGCTGCCGTTCGCCGGCCATCCCACGCTGGGCACGGCGGCCGTGCTGCACACGACGACCACGCGCGACGAGATCGTGCTCGAGCTCGGCGTGGGGCCGATTCCGGTGCGCTTCGAGCCGCGCGCGGGTCACGCGTTCGGCGAGATGCGCCAGAACGATCCCGTGCTCGGCGAGATCCTGCCTGCGGCGGATGTCGCGCGCGCGGCAAATCTCGAAGTGGCGGATCTGGACCCGAAGCTGCCCGCGCGCCGCAGCTCGACCGGACTGCCGTTCATCATGGTTCCACTGCGCGATCGCAGCGTGCTCAAGCGTGTGCGTCCGACACCCGCGTCGATGGAGGCGCTGCTCGCGCGCACTGGAGCGCATGGGCTGTATCTCGTCGCGCCTGGCGAGGAAGCGGGCGTTCATCTGCACGCGCGCATGTTCGATCCGTACGCCGAAGATCCTGCGACCGGATCTGCCGCGGGCGCGTGCACCGGTTGGATGCTCGCGCACGGCGTGCTCGCGCCCGGTGCGCGCGCGGTGATCGCGCAGGGCGACGAGATCCAGCGGCCGAGCCGGATCCACGTGCGCGGCGCCCTCGACGGTACGCGACCGACCGACATCCGCGTCGGCGGAAGTGTGATCGAGATCGCACGCGGCGAAGTCACGCTCTGA
- a CDS encoding transglutaminase domain-containing protein has translation MISALLALALTSTPPTFDRTFAWTLRGERVGSLHVSFDGKQFRYESVTVVRRGNALSTQKFGATTDASGHGRTDDGRALEGPLPSTLALWMFGDREARRCIDVEDERDGKRGQVCGERRGDALSGTLLGESFTADLADGGPIVVELPSQQARFQESGALPLPVPRDLFVGTRRADALSNLIGVEHARVRAEATNCSLDLQLKKPQPPRDEPLEHHGDSRWSRNASSLSLKTTTRWATAAALANFVDQAIVPVATSPTGETAESVWQARRGSCVGQAELFDALATGSGLPSRVVYGVLVEDGELAPHAWNEVQVSGNWIGVDPSRGVAPVGPEHIPFGRDGDSDPLRAGRCLLALPTMKWSVDAR, from the coding sequence ATGATCTCCGCGCTCCTCGCGCTCGCGCTCACCTCGACGCCGCCGACCTTCGATCGCACGTTCGCCTGGACCTTGCGGGGCGAGCGGGTGGGCTCGCTGCACGTGAGCTTCGACGGCAAGCAGTTCCGCTACGAGTCGGTCACCGTGGTTCGGCGCGGAAACGCGCTCAGCACGCAGAAATTCGGCGCCACCACGGATGCCAGCGGTCACGGCCGCACAGACGACGGTCGCGCGCTCGAGGGGCCGCTGCCTTCCACGCTCGCGCTGTGGATGTTTGGCGATCGCGAGGCGCGGCGCTGCATCGACGTCGAGGACGAGCGCGACGGCAAGCGGGGGCAGGTGTGTGGTGAGCGCCGCGGCGACGCGCTCTCGGGCACGCTGCTCGGCGAGTCGTTCACGGCAGACCTGGCCGACGGCGGCCCCATCGTCGTCGAGCTCCCGTCGCAGCAGGCCCGATTTCAGGAGTCCGGAGCTCTACCGTTGCCCGTGCCGCGCGATCTCTTTGTTGGCACGCGTCGCGCGGACGCTCTCAGCAACCTCATCGGCGTCGAGCACGCGCGCGTCCGCGCGGAAGCGACCAACTGCTCGCTGGACCTGCAACTGAAGAAGCCGCAGCCGCCTCGCGATGAACCCCTCGAGCATCACGGCGACAGCCGGTGGTCCAGGAACGCCTCGAGTCTTTCGCTGAAGACCACCACGCGCTGGGCCACGGCCGCGGCGCTCGCGAACTTCGTCGACCAGGCCATCGTTCCCGTCGCGACCTCGCCCACGGGCGAGACCGCGGAGTCCGTGTGGCAAGCGCGCCGGGGCTCCTGCGTGGGCCAGGCGGAGCTGTTCGACGCGCTCGCGACCGGAAGCGGGCTACCCTCGCGCGTGGTGTACGGCGTGCTCGTCGAGGATGGTGAGCTTGCGCCGCACGCCTGGAACGAAGTGCAGGTCAGCGGAAATTGGATCGGTGTGGATCCTTCGCGAGGCGTGGCGCCTGTCGGGCCCGAGCACATCCCCTTCGGTCGCGATGGCGATTCGGATCCGCTGCGCGCGGGGCGGTGCTTGCTTGCGCTTCCGACGATGAAGTGGAGCGTCGACGCGAGGTAG
- a CDS encoding zinc ribbon domain-containing protein, which translates to MPNPCSDCQEPLPLGVRHCPSCGEAVRGGRMAKCRACSGPLEPGWAYCAGCGERAPPSAERVELKLASSVRCAGCQSPMLPLFACCVSCGRQREDPHEECPGCERPVDGEWLYCGACGDRIEHLFHLQERGFSCGAAAVRNALSVLGIRQDEPYLRSVMGSRPFHGTSDAGFKLAAQAFNLEHEHIVEGSLEKLRGELARGNPVVVDWRHGAHYVCAVAATETHVVFVDSNPRDADIVRLLTHARFCQLWWDDEDKEKRQHAMHVYRRPGGAR; encoded by the coding sequence ATGCCGAACCCTTGCTCCGACTGCCAGGAACCCTTGCCTCTGGGCGTGCGTCACTGCCCGAGCTGCGGCGAAGCCGTGCGCGGCGGCCGTATGGCCAAGTGCCGCGCCTGCTCTGGCCCGCTCGAGCCCGGCTGGGCGTACTGCGCCGGCTGCGGTGAGAGGGCGCCGCCGAGCGCCGAGCGCGTGGAGCTGAAGCTCGCTTCGAGCGTGCGCTGCGCCGGCTGCCAGTCGCCCATGCTCCCGCTCTTCGCCTGCTGCGTGAGCTGCGGCCGCCAGCGCGAAGATCCGCACGAGGAGTGCCCCGGCTGCGAGCGGCCCGTCGACGGCGAGTGGCTCTACTGCGGCGCCTGCGGCGATCGCATCGAGCACCTCTTCCATCTTCAGGAGCGCGGCTTCAGCTGTGGCGCGGCGGCGGTTCGCAACGCGCTCTCCGTGCTCGGCATCCGCCAGGACGAGCCGTACCTGCGCTCGGTGATGGGCTCGCGGCCGTTCCACGGCACCAGCGACGCGGGCTTCAAGCTGGCCGCGCAGGCCTTCAACCTCGAGCACGAGCACATCGTGGAGGGCAGCCTGGAGAAGCTGCGCGGCGAGCTCGCGCGCGGAAATCCCGTCGTCGTCGATTGGCGGCATGGCGCGCACTACGTCTGCGCGGTCGCGGCCACGGAGACGCACGTGGTGTTCGTGGATTCGAACCCGCGCGACGCCGACATCGTGCGGCTGCTCACCCACGCGCGCTTCTGCCAGCTCTGGTGGGACGACGAGGACAAAGAGAAGCGGCAGCACGCGATGCACGTCTATCGCCGGCCGGGGGGCGCGCGATGA
- the xth gene encoding exodeoxyribonuclease III, with protein sequence MKLATWNVNGIRAAHRGGFAKWFKQNELDVLCLQEVKATEDDLTPAQRNPGRYNAWWHSAEKKGYSGVAIFSKQEPNKIQVGLGDKKFDREGRVLIAEFPSFTIMSAYFPNSQRDHARLPYKLAFCRRMFAECVERTQRGQNVIVCGDFNIAHEERDLANPKSNRDNAGFLPQERAWMTKFLGAGFRDAFRHFVQDGGHYTFWNQRPGVREKNVGWRLDGFVCSESLVDRLKGVEHQTKVRGSDHCPVVLELKD encoded by the coding sequence ATGAAGCTGGCGACGTGGAACGTGAACGGCATCCGCGCGGCGCACCGCGGCGGCTTCGCGAAGTGGTTCAAGCAGAATGAGCTCGACGTCCTCTGCCTGCAGGAAGTGAAGGCGACGGAAGACGACCTCACGCCCGCGCAGCGCAACCCGGGCCGCTACAACGCCTGGTGGCACTCGGCGGAGAAGAAGGGCTACAGCGGCGTCGCGATCTTTTCGAAGCAGGAGCCGAACAAGATCCAGGTCGGGCTCGGCGACAAGAAGTTCGATCGCGAGGGCCGCGTGCTCATCGCGGAGTTCCCGAGCTTCACGATCATGAGCGCGTACTTCCCCAACTCGCAGCGCGACCACGCGCGGCTCCCGTACAAGCTCGCCTTCTGCCGGCGGATGTTCGCGGAGTGCGTCGAGCGCACGCAGCGCGGCCAGAACGTGATCGTGTGCGGCGACTTCAACATCGCGCACGAGGAGCGCGACCTCGCGAATCCCAAGTCGAATCGCGACAACGCGGGCTTCCTCCCGCAAGAGCGCGCCTGGATGACGAAGTTCCTCGGCGCCGGCTTCCGCGATGCGTTCCGCCACTTCGTGCAGGACGGTGGGCACTACACCTTCTGGAACCAGCGGCCCGGCGTGCGCGAAAAGAACGTGGGCTGGCGGCTCGACGGCTTCGTGTGCAGCGAGTCGCTCGTTGACCGGCTGAAGGGCGTGGAGCACCAGACGAAGGTGCGCGGCTCGGATCACTGCCCGGTGGTGCTCGAGTTGAAGGACTGA
- the prmC gene encoding peptide chain release factor N(5)-glutamine methyltransferase, whose protein sequence is MAETWTVLKLIQWTSDFFGKKGVDAPRLTAELLLSDVLAVSRVKLYMAFDQPVQKDELARFRALIERRVAGEPTAYLLGKREFYGRSFNVDPRVLVPRPETERLVEQVLAALPKDEPQRVLDLCTGSCCIAATLAAERPHWRVLATDISSDALAVAKANVEALGVADRVELRQGDLFAPAADMRFHAVVSNPPYVAASALPTLPREVQREPHLALLSGPQGMDAITKIATDAPAHLEPNGLLALEIGDDQKTLVQDLLNRLAYRDVQVLADWAGKDRVAMARRPE, encoded by the coding sequence ATGGCCGAAACCTGGACCGTCTTGAAGCTCATCCAGTGGACGAGCGACTTCTTCGGCAAGAAGGGCGTCGACGCGCCGCGGCTCACCGCCGAGCTGCTCCTCTCTGACGTGCTCGCCGTCTCGCGCGTGAAGCTCTACATGGCCTTCGATCAGCCCGTGCAGAAGGACGAGCTCGCGAGGTTCCGCGCGCTCATCGAGCGCCGCGTCGCCGGCGAGCCGACCGCGTACCTGCTCGGCAAGCGCGAGTTCTACGGCCGCAGCTTCAACGTCGATCCGCGCGTGCTCGTGCCGCGACCCGAGACCGAGCGGCTCGTCGAGCAGGTGCTCGCTGCGCTGCCGAAAGACGAGCCCCAGCGCGTGCTCGATCTGTGCACGGGCAGCTGCTGCATCGCCGCCACACTCGCGGCCGAGCGGCCGCACTGGCGCGTGCTCGCAACCGACATTTCTTCCGATGCGCTCGCGGTCGCGAAGGCGAACGTCGAGGCGCTGGGCGTCGCGGATCGCGTGGAGTTGCGCCAGGGAGATCTCTTCGCACCCGCAGCGGACATGCGCTTTCACGCGGTGGTCTCGAATCCGCCCTACGTCGCCGCGAGCGCGCTCCCGACGCTCCCGCGCGAGGTCCAACGCGAGCCGCACCTGGCGCTGCTCTCCGGCCCGCAGGGCATGGACGCGATCACGAAGATCGCCACCGACGCGCCCGCGCACCTCGAGCCGAATGGGCTCTTGGCGCTGGAGATTGGCGACGACCAGAAGACCCTGGTCCAGGACTTGCTGAACCGGCTGGCGTACCGCGACGTGCAGGTGCTCGCCGACTGGGCGGGCAAAGACCGCGTCGCCATGGCGCGCAGGCCGGAATAG
- the murA gene encoding UDP-N-acetylglucosamine 1-carboxyvinyltransferase, with amino-acid sequence MDKIVIQGGVSLKGEVTISGAKNAALPILASSILAEGEHLFRNVPDLADVRTMNKLLAIMGAEAERATGKLKDAIRIRVPAELTPEAPYELVKTMRASVLVLGPLCARFGRARVSLPGGCAIGARPIDQHLKGLKALGATIELKSGYVEARAKKLRGATVNFDMVTVTGTENLMMAACLAEGRTVLENAAREPEVEELARVLNKMGARIAGAGTDVITIEGVDGLKAVEHAILPDRIEAGTFAVAAAMTQGDVLLRRCVPEHLDAVIQKLRATGATISAEDGGIRVKGPRTVKPVDIKTQPHPGFPTDMQAQLMVLMTVADGSSVITETIFENRFMHAQELQRMGADITIDGHTAVVKGVAMLQGAPVMATDLRASASLVLAGLRAGGVTEVQRVYHLDRGYERIERKLRGLGARIKRAKDRKA; translated from the coding sequence ATGGACAAGATCGTCATCCAGGGCGGCGTGAGCTTGAAGGGCGAGGTCACCATCAGCGGCGCCAAGAACGCGGCGCTGCCGATCCTCGCGTCGTCGATCCTCGCCGAGGGCGAGCACCTCTTCCGCAACGTGCCCGACCTCGCCGACGTACGCACCATGAACAAGCTGCTCGCCATCATGGGCGCCGAAGCCGAGCGCGCCACGGGCAAGCTGAAGGACGCCATCCGCATCCGCGTGCCCGCCGAGCTCACCCCCGAGGCGCCGTACGAATTGGTGAAGACCATGCGCGCCAGCGTGCTCGTGCTTGGGCCGCTCTGTGCGCGCTTCGGCCGAGCGCGCGTCTCCCTGCCCGGCGGCTGCGCCATCGGCGCGCGCCCCATCGATCAGCACCTGAAGGGCCTCAAGGCGCTCGGCGCCACCATCGAGCTCAAGAGCGGCTACGTCGAGGCGCGCGCCAAGAAGCTCCGCGGCGCCACCGTGAACTTCGACATGGTCACCGTCACCGGCACCGAGAACTTGATGATGGCCGCCTGCCTCGCGGAGGGCCGCACCGTCCTCGAAAATGCCGCCCGCGAGCCCGAGGTCGAGGAGCTGGCGCGCGTGCTCAACAAGATGGGCGCGCGCATCGCCGGCGCGGGCACCGACGTCATCACCATCGAGGGCGTGGACGGGCTCAAGGCCGTCGAGCACGCCATCCTGCCGGACCGCATCGAGGCCGGGACGTTCGCCGTCGCCGCGGCCATGACCCAGGGCGACGTGCTCCTGCGTCGCTGCGTGCCCGAGCACCTCGACGCCGTGATCCAGAAGCTGCGCGCCACCGGCGCCACGATCTCTGCCGAGGACGGCGGCATCCGCGTGAAGGGCCCGCGCACGGTGAAGCCGGTGGACATCAAGACCCAGCCGCACCCGGGCTTCCCCACCGACATGCAGGCGCAGCTGATGGTGCTCATGACCGTCGCCGACGGCTCGAGCGTGATCACCGAGACCATCTTCGAGAACCGCTTCATGCACGCCCAGGAGCTGCAGCGCATGGGCGCCGACATCACCATCGACGGGCACACCGCGGTGGTGAAGGGCGTGGCCATGCTCCAGGGCGCGCCGGTGATGGCCACCGACCTCCGCGCCTCGGCCAGCCTGGTGCTCGCCGGCCTGCGCGCCGGCGGGGTGACCGAGGTGCAGCGCGTCTACCACCTGGACCGCGGCTACGAGCGCATCGAGCGCAAGCTCCGCGGCCTGGGGGCCCGGATCAAGCGGGCGAAGGACCGAAAGGCGTAA
- a CDS encoding zf-TFIIB domain-containing protein yields the protein MDCPQCNVEMEELSGDDLTLQRCGNCEGLWTDVAELNRILLHNNLPGLESMGGRPNNDELSRQCPNDQCDMIVVEGGPKHSLRFETCEVCSGIWLEPEGEVNNAKDAIGEFIGFFKRFRNHAA from the coding sequence ATGGATTGCCCACAGTGCAACGTGGAGATGGAGGAACTCTCAGGCGATGACCTGACCCTCCAACGCTGCGGCAACTGCGAAGGGCTCTGGACGGACGTCGCCGAGCTGAACCGGATCCTCCTCCACAACAACCTGCCAGGCCTCGAGTCCATGGGTGGTCGGCCCAACAACGACGAGCTGTCGCGCCAGTGTCCGAACGACCAGTGCGACATGATCGTCGTCGAGGGCGGCCCCAAGCACTCGCTGCGGTTCGAGACCTGCGAGGTCTGCAGCGGGATCTGGCTGGAGCCCGAGGGAGAGGTGAACAACGCCAAGGACGCCATCGGCGAGTTCATCGGCTTCTTCAAGCGGTTCCGGAACCACGCGGCGTAG
- a CDS encoding ABC transporter substrate-binding protein, which translates to MRKLAFIALLALAGCPKHEEAPDAGAIAPGAPVPTTEQEPNDEAAHAQQLKGPVDVTASLSAAAGKKADEDWYALDPALGRVTVKVDPAPPLDVIVEIYDSDGVKRLTQDGAAGGGSEVIHGLVVARAPKLRVLGKKDALGPYHLTVVADAPDAATEQEPNNRAADATPLEADKPLTGYISDSTDEDWFQISLPGPDGGEDAGPLDAGPVDAGAAPTIDAGTAELDAGVIDAGATDAGAAADAGQVVDAGSTPPPPPPPPMLLHLTISGVPGVRLEVDVVNAAGAPLLSAKGKSPGDGVEIRNVALRAPERDFYVVVKSAWVGEKKEAKRSASVDSPYTITAHLEQAQGEVELEPNDDAAHATSMAWEGNTASIVGYLSPRADVDDYVLHSDKPVIARAEVSGVEHLDLELSVLGVPDGGKETTLLTANDGELKEPEVLTNLAFGPGDLYLQVRGAARKGPDGKWTRDSENAKDPYRLTVTAAPDDGTKEHEPNNTPETATPLAPNQTLRGTIHPKKDVDFYRLDLTSLPVKTTIKASVTGILKVDVALYLYRQKEDGTLAIVQTSDSAKGDAPESITYAAEPGLYFLKVKDTKDRESNFVDSYAIRVELQ; encoded by the coding sequence GTGAGAAAGCTCGCTTTCATTGCGCTGCTCGCGCTCGCCGGCTGCCCCAAGCACGAGGAGGCGCCCGACGCGGGTGCCATCGCGCCGGGCGCGCCGGTGCCGACCACGGAGCAGGAGCCCAACGACGAGGCCGCCCACGCGCAGCAGCTCAAGGGCCCCGTCGATGTCACCGCGAGCCTCTCGGCTGCCGCAGGCAAGAAGGCCGACGAGGATTGGTACGCGCTCGATCCCGCGCTGGGACGCGTGACAGTGAAGGTCGATCCGGCGCCGCCGCTGGACGTGATCGTCGAAATCTACGACTCCGATGGCGTGAAGCGGCTCACCCAGGACGGCGCGGCGGGCGGCGGGTCCGAGGTGATCCACGGACTCGTGGTGGCGCGCGCGCCCAAGCTGCGCGTGCTCGGCAAGAAGGACGCGCTCGGCCCGTATCACCTCACGGTCGTCGCCGATGCGCCCGATGCGGCCACCGAGCAGGAGCCCAACAACCGCGCCGCCGACGCCACGCCGCTCGAGGCCGACAAGCCGCTCACCGGGTACATCTCGGACTCGACCGACGAGGACTGGTTCCAGATCTCCTTGCCGGGTCCCGATGGCGGCGAGGACGCGGGGCCGCTCGATGCGGGGCCGGTCGATGCAGGTGCGGCACCGACCATCGATGCCGGAACGGCCGAGCTCGATGCGGGCGTGATCGATGCGGGCGCGACAGACGCTGGAGCTGCCGCGGATGCGGGCCAGGTCGTCGACGCGGGCTCCACGCCTCCGCCTCCGCCGCCTCCGCCGATGCTCTTGCACCTCACCATCTCCGGCGTTCCCGGCGTGCGGCTCGAGGTGGACGTGGTGAACGCCGCGGGCGCGCCGCTGCTCTCGGCCAAGGGCAAGTCGCCGGGCGATGGCGTGGAGATCCGCAACGTGGCGCTGCGCGCGCCCGAGCGGGACTTCTATGTCGTCGTGAAGAGCGCGTGGGTGGGCGAGAAGAAAGAGGCCAAGCGCTCCGCGTCGGTCGACTCGCCGTACACGATCACCGCGCACCTCGAGCAGGCGCAGGGCGAGGTGGAGCTCGAGCCGAACGACGACGCCGCGCACGCCACGAGCATGGCCTGGGAAGGCAACACCGCGAGCATCGTGGGCTACCTCTCGCCGCGCGCCGACGTCGACGACTACGTGCTCCACAGCGACAAGCCGGTCATCGCGCGCGCGGAGGTGAGCGGCGTGGAGCACCTCGATCTCGAGCTGTCGGTGCTGGGCGTGCCCGATGGCGGCAAGGAGACGACGCTGCTCACGGCCAACGACGGCGAGCTCAAGGAGCCGGAGGTGCTCACCAACCTCGCGTTCGGGCCGGGCGATCTGTACCTCCAGGTTCGCGGCGCGGCGCGCAAGGGCCCCGACGGCAAGTGGACCCGCGACAGCGAGAACGCGAAGGATCCGTACCGGCTGACGGTGACCGCCGCGCCCGACGACGGAACGAAGGAGCACGAGCCGAACAACACGCCCGAGACCGCGACGCCGCTCGCGCCCAACCAGACCCTGCGCGGGACGATCCATCCCAAGAAAGACGTCGACTTCTACCGGCTGGATCTCACTTCACTCCCCGTGAAGACGACGATCAAGGCGAGCGTGACCGGCATCCTCAAGGTCGACGTGGCGCTCTACCTCTACCGGCAGAAGGAAGACGGCACGCTCGCCATCGTGCAGACCAGCGATTCCGCCAAGGGCGACGCGCCCGAGAGCATCACCTACGCCGCCGAGCCGGGGCTCTACTTCCTGAAGGTCAAAGACACGAAGGACCGCGAGTCGAACTTCGTGGACAGCTACGCGATCCGGGTGGAGCTGCAGTAG
- a CDS encoding SRPBCC family protein, protein MIHVLALTVAVALSDLPAPAKSAGLTADEWTRISKGEVVSKTETFKTADGKDAGRGRAWALINATPDQCLATLKKYEDAPLYMPRLKKVTFLDRKDTTMTVVQELKVAFSTYRYSMNFVFDPSAHAMSWTLNKAYKNDIKDTTGTWSFVALDGGKTLLDYTVSADTGAAVPAFLANYLTQRDLPDVLSSFKKRVESGGTWTKD, encoded by the coding sequence ATGATCCACGTGCTCGCGCTCACCGTCGCCGTCGCGCTCTCGGACCTGCCTGCCCCAGCGAAGAGCGCGGGCCTCACCGCCGACGAGTGGACCAGGATCTCCAAGGGCGAGGTGGTCTCGAAGACGGAGACGTTCAAGACGGCCGACGGCAAGGACGCGGGCCGAGGCCGCGCCTGGGCGTTGATCAACGCCACGCCGGATCAGTGCCTGGCCACGCTCAAGAAGTACGAGGACGCGCCGCTGTACATGCCGCGGCTGAAGAAGGTGACCTTCCTGGATCGCAAGGACACCACCATGACCGTGGTGCAGGAGCTCAAGGTCGCGTTCTCCACGTACCGCTACAGCATGAACTTCGTGTTCGATCCGAGCGCGCACGCGATGAGCTGGACGCTCAACAAGGCGTACAAGAACGACATCAAGGACACCACGGGCACCTGGAGCTTCGTGGCGCTCGACGGCGGCAAGACGCTGCTCGACTACACGGTCTCGGCGGACACGGGCGCGGCGGTTCCGGCGTTCCTCGCGAACTACCTCACCCAGCGCGATCTGCCGGACGTGCTCAGCTCGTTCAAGAAGCGCGTGGAGAGCGGCGGCACCTGGACGAAGGACTGA